The Prevotella melaninogenica genome has a segment encoding these proteins:
- the tssD gene encoding type VI secretion system tube protein TssD has product MSSFRATLELGGKEYDVLYSNYEFSRTTDKKGQPASSISGGRISVTIESTDDTSTIEAMLNSQFKPVEGKIVYKKSEEDAKMKEISFKNAYIVHYKETLDVNNEAPMTIAMTFSAENITVGNAELDNRWPRT; this is encoded by the coding sequence ATGAGTTCATTTAGAGCAACTTTGGAATTGGGTGGTAAGGAGTATGACGTACTCTACTCTAACTACGAGTTCAGCCGTACTACTGACAAGAAGGGTCAGCCTGCATCAAGCATCTCTGGCGGTCGTATCAGTGTAACTATCGAGTCAACTGATGACACTTCTACTATCGAGGCTATGCTCAACAGCCAGTTCAAGCCTGTTGAGGGTAAGATCGTTTACAAGAAGAGCGAAGAGGATGCTAAGATGAAGGAGATTTCTTTCAAGAATGCTTACATCGTTCACTACAAGGAAACTCTGGACGTTAACAACGAGGCTCCTATGACCATTGCTATGACTTTCTCTGCTGAGAATATCACCGTGGGTAATGCTGAGCTTGACAACCGTTGGCCTCGCACATAA
- a CDS encoding SH3 domain-containing protein, with amino-acid sequence MEKEDSMQSLILEEYAKSHGYKAPSYEVFKEKCLQLFGIRLHPSAQVYSLDINEDIIYSVNEIGRFIYTGNESLFYQPALDHEPTMDEARKVLYTKENGIADMLLAYNKLLFNDNPSSLPYFYKHKDNAIDIVFDLNYENNDLLTQRAIEYACQNGYIVNDVTNVLFYNNPSRGYRKKLITMFYKYAETSNDRMETFENLVYAYYKHYKQINVRQEVKDECLVCLLDCLNKYDETHQDNILKVMDKKVYQHLSNFMLVDKELIQRMEKNNFYGSTALRDVAKAVLLLSSTTDDFADYYIEDPDGYTNVRTSGSSKAKIITQVKSGSFVDVIEKRGDWWKVKTDNGKVGYIHKSRIRCN; translated from the coding sequence ATGGAGAAAGAAGACAGTATGCAGTCTCTCATATTGGAAGAGTATGCAAAATCACATGGTTATAAGGCACCAAGCTATGAAGTGTTCAAAGAAAAGTGTCTACAGCTTTTTGGAATACGACTTCATCCGTCTGCACAAGTGTACAGCTTAGATATAAATGAGGATATTATATATTCTGTCAATGAGATTGGCAGGTTTATCTATACGGGCAACGAAAGTCTGTTCTATCAGCCTGCATTAGACCATGAGCCAACTATGGATGAAGCTCGTAAAGTTCTTTATACAAAGGAAAATGGTATAGCAGATATGTTGCTGGCATATAATAAATTACTTTTTAATGACAATCCTTCTTCCTTGCCTTATTTCTATAAACATAAGGATAATGCGATAGATATAGTCTTTGACTTAAATTATGAAAATAATGACTTGCTTACCCAGCGTGCCATTGAATACGCTTGTCAAAACGGTTATATTGTCAATGATGTTACGAACGTCCTGTTCTACAACAATCCATCAAGGGGGTATAGGAAGAAACTGATTACCATGTTTTATAAGTATGCAGAAACAAGCAATGATCGTATGGAAACTTTCGAGAATCTTGTTTATGCCTATTATAAGCATTATAAGCAAATCAATGTGAGGCAGGAAGTGAAAGACGAATGTTTGGTATGTCTATTGGATTGCTTGAACAAGTACGATGAGACACATCAAGACAATATCCTCAAGGTGATGGATAAAAAAGTATATCAGCATCTTTCTAATTTCATGTTAGTTGACAAAGAGCTTATACAGCGTATGGAGAAAAATAATTTTTATGGGAGTACTGCTTTGCGTGATGTTGCTAAGGCTGTACTATTGTTAAGCTCTACAACAGATGATTTCGCAGATTATTATATTGAAGATCCTGATGGTTATACCAATGTACGAACGTCTGGAAGTTCTAAAGCTAAGATTATAACTCAGGTTAAATCAGGCAGCTTTGTTGATGTCATTGAGAAACGCGGAGATTGGTGGAAAGTAAAGACAGACAATGGTAAAGTTGGATATATTCACAAGAGTAGGATTAGATGTAATTAA
- a CDS encoding L,D-transpeptidase family protein, whose translation MIVLDSNGIVYKTHSLCRGSNRNRLRKAGNGDTPTGKASTSYSPNKHHGNPSFGNNGLIYLTGISGEFQEASNKGRDGIAIHGGHTVGYGKLINDKGKLMPTYGCIRIYNDSMKRLTEIYNEYKNKKYKIYCYIEDYNGDINDVYEHYEMKKDPKDSQRTGNSKKQ comes from the coding sequence ATGATAGTTTTAGACAGTAATGGTATTGTTTATAAGACACATTCTTTATGTAGAGGTAGTAATAGGAATAGACTGCGTAAGGCTGGTAATGGAGATACTCCAACAGGTAAAGCTTCAACAAGTTATTCTCCTAATAAACATCATGGAAACCCTAGCTTTGGAAATAATGGGCTGATTTATCTAACTGGAATTAGTGGTGAATTTCAAGAAGCATCAAATAAGGGTAGAGACGGAATTGCAATTCATGGTGGTCATACAGTTGGATATGGTAAATTAATAAATGATAAAGGTAAATTAATGCCAACCTATGGTTGTATTCGGATTTATAATGATTCTATGAAAAGATTAACGGAGATATACAATGAATATAAAAATAAAAAATACAAAATATATTGTTATATAGAAGACTATAATGGAGACATTAATGATGTTTATGAGCATTATGAAATGAAAAAAGATCCAAAAGATAGTCAACGAACGGGAAATAGTAAAAAGCAATGA
- a CDS encoding DUF308 domain-containing protein, with the protein MKVLQISAIRAIIVLVTGFLLVRYREETMTWMTITVGILFLLSGLVSCIAYYFEKEKVAKKTAKAEQQEGQAEEENLKSPSFPIAGVGSIALGIILAVMPNTFITWVVYILAALLILGAVNQFMNLSRSRQYARVPVYMWLFPTVILAVAILLISKPIETAQLPLLVLGWAFMYYGVLEFILIIRMYLVRKSYEKAEDAKVVTGDKLVTDNIEDAEVVEE; encoded by the coding sequence ATGAAAGTACTTCAAATATCAGCCATAAGGGCTATTATCGTGTTAGTAACAGGTTTCCTCCTCGTAAGATATCGTGAGGAAACTATGACGTGGATGACCATCACCGTGGGTATACTCTTCCTACTCTCTGGATTGGTTTCTTGCATTGCTTACTATTTTGAAAAGGAGAAAGTAGCAAAGAAAACAGCGAAAGCTGAACAGCAAGAAGGACAGGCAGAAGAGGAAAATCTCAAGTCACCTTCCTTCCCTATTGCAGGTGTTGGCAGTATTGCCTTGGGTATCATCCTTGCCGTTATGCCCAACACGTTTATCACATGGGTGGTTTATATCCTTGCAGCATTACTGATTCTCGGTGCTGTCAATCAGTTTATGAACCTCTCTCGTTCACGTCAATACGCTCGTGTTCCAGTCTATATGTGGCTCTTCCCAACAGTCATCTTGGCAGTAGCTATTCTGTTGATAAGTAAACCAATAGAGACTGCGCAGCTTCCATTGTTAGTTCTCGGATGGGCATTTATGTACTATGGTGTCTTAGAATTCATCTTGATTATCCGCATGTATCTTGTCCGTAAATCTTACGAGAAGGCTGAAGATGCTAAGGTTGTGACAGGCGACAAGTTGGTTACAGATAATATCGAAGACGCTGAGGTTGTAGAGGAATAA
- a CDS encoding capsule assembly Wzi family protein, whose protein sequence is MKKLFSTLVVLLMTSTMQAQYQEPVRRDTSKLQPLKGLEYKVEMQGSLSKGKTPLWLNANKYGLSSLETANGYLRGGIERPIQTDEGQKFGLGYGLDVALPINYTNKAVIQQAYVEGRWWHGTLTIGAKEQPMELKNNELSSGSQTLGINARPIPQVRLALSDYWTLPFANGWLHLKGHVAYGMMTDQNWQHDFTAKQSKYTDRALFHSKAGYLKVGNDEVFCPWSLEMGLEMVSIFGGTSYLPDGHGAMKTIENGKGLHAYWNAFLPGGADNGETTYQNVQGDQLGSWVMRFNYDGDWHGFSLYADKFFEDHSAMLQLDYDGYGEGSEWQEKKQRRYLIYDFKDWLLGFEYRYKPDNWLNTFVVEYLYSKYQSGPIYHDHTITVADHIGGKDNFYNHYILPGFQHWGQGIGNPLYRSPIYNEDGTIYFKDNRFVGFHVGLGGHPSEYFKWRFLGTWQEGLGTYEQPYTKRRHNVSLMGEATYTLQGQKLPMWMRGVDVRMGIGADFGSVLGGNNYGMQLTITKRGLLGKK, encoded by the coding sequence ATGAAGAAGTTATTTTCAACCTTGGTTGTCCTTTTGATGACATCGACGATGCAGGCTCAGTATCAAGAACCGGTGCGACGTGACACGTCAAAGTTGCAGCCATTAAAAGGCTTAGAATATAAGGTGGAGATGCAGGGGAGCCTTTCAAAGGGTAAGACCCCACTCTGGCTCAATGCCAATAAGTATGGACTCAGTTCGCTGGAGACAGCGAACGGCTATCTGCGAGGGGGCATAGAACGTCCAATCCAGACGGATGAAGGGCAGAAGTTTGGCTTAGGCTATGGGTTAGACGTTGCTTTACCTATCAACTATACTAATAAGGCGGTCATTCAGCAGGCATACGTGGAAGGACGATGGTGGCACGGAACGCTGACCATTGGAGCCAAGGAACAGCCGATGGAACTGAAGAACAATGAGCTCAGTTCGGGTTCGCAGACATTGGGCATCAATGCTCGTCCTATTCCGCAGGTGCGTTTGGCATTGTCAGACTATTGGACACTACCCTTTGCGAATGGCTGGTTGCACCTCAAAGGACACGTTGCTTACGGAATGATGACCGACCAAAATTGGCAACATGATTTCACGGCTAAGCAATCGAAATATACCGACCGTGCGCTCTTCCACTCTAAGGCAGGCTATCTGAAGGTGGGGAATGATGAGGTGTTCTGTCCATGGTCGTTAGAGATGGGGTTAGAGATGGTTAGTATCTTTGGCGGTACCTCTTATCTTCCTGATGGTCATGGCGCAATGAAGACCATAGAGAATGGGAAAGGGCTGCACGCTTATTGGAACGCTTTTCTCCCCGGTGGTGCCGACAATGGTGAGACAACTTATCAGAATGTACAGGGCGACCAGTTGGGCAGTTGGGTGATGCGTTTCAACTATGATGGCGACTGGCACGGCTTTTCACTCTATGCTGATAAGTTCTTTGAGGACCATTCCGCCATGCTCCAGCTTGACTATGACGGTTATGGTGAGGGCAGCGAGTGGCAAGAGAAGAAGCAACGTCGCTACTTGATTTATGATTTCAAGGACTGGCTCTTAGGTTTTGAATATCGTTATAAGCCTGATAATTGGTTGAACACTTTTGTCGTTGAATATCTTTATTCAAAGTATCAGAGTGGTCCGATTTACCATGATCATACCATCACGGTAGCCGACCATATTGGAGGCAAGGACAACTTCTATAACCATTATATCCTCCCCGGTTTCCAACATTGGGGACAAGGCATTGGTAATCCGCTCTATCGTTCACCGATTTACAATGAAGATGGGACTATCTACTTTAAGGACAACCGTTTCGTGGGTTTCCATGTAGGTCTGGGTGGTCATCCTTCAGAGTATTTCAAGTGGCGCTTCCTCGGCACATGGCAGGAGGGATTGGGAACCTACGAACAGCCTTATACGAAGAGACGACACAACGTGAGTCTGATGGGAGAGGCAACTTATACGCTGCAAGGACAGAAACTTCCGATGTGGATGAGAGGTGTTGATGTCCGAATGGGCATCGGTGCCGACTTCGGTTCAGTACTCGGTGGCAACAACTATGGTATGCAGTTGACCATTACGAAGCGTGGTTTGTTAGGAAAGAAATAG
- the tssD gene encoding type VI secretion system tube protein TssD encodes MSSFRATLELGGKEYDVLYSNYEFSRTTDKKGQPASSISGGRISVTIESTEDTSTIEAMLNSQFKPVEGKIVYKKSEEDAKMKEISFKNAYIVHYKETLDVNNEAPMTIAMTFSAENITVGNAELDNRWPRT; translated from the coding sequence ATGAGTTCATTTAGAGCAACTTTGGAATTGGGTGGTAAGGAGTATGACGTACTCTACTCTAACTACGAGTTCAGCCGCACAACTGACAAGAAGGGTCAGCCAGCATCAAGCATCTCTGGCGGTCGTATCAGCGTGACCATCGAGTCAACTGAGGACACTTCTACTATCGAGGCTATGCTCAACAGCCAGTTCAAGCCTGTTGAGGGTAAGATCGTTTACAAGAAGAGCGAAGAGGATGCTAAGATGAAGGAGATTTCTTTCAAGAATGCTTACATCGTTCACTACAAGGAGACACTCGACGTTAACAACGAGGCTCCTATGACCATCGCTATGACTTTCTCTGCTGAGAATATCACCGTGGGTAATGCAGAGCTTGACAACCGTTGGCCTCGCACATAA
- a CDS encoding histidine phosphatase family protein, with amino-acid sequence MTLLYLVRHGETVDNANHIMQGQTPGELNEQGIKQAEELAYRLKDDPIDAFVSSDLQRSIHTCELIAAPHGTAVTTTPLLRERDWGSFTGKYIPGLANLKDPSLWPDDIESLEDLKARAKEFLTWLKGEYADKKVLAVGHGIINKAIQSVYFDKPMNELKPMGNAEVRVLEL; translated from the coding sequence ATGACATTATTATATCTTGTAAGGCATGGTGAAACGGTGGATAACGCCAATCATATCATGCAAGGACAAACACCAGGAGAACTGAATGAGCAGGGTATCAAGCAGGCAGAAGAACTTGCATATCGTTTGAAAGATGACCCGATAGATGCCTTTGTTTCAAGTGATTTGCAGCGTAGTATTCATACCTGCGAACTGATTGCTGCCCCTCATGGGACGGCTGTTACGACGACTCCACTGCTTCGAGAACGTGACTGGGGTTCGTTTACTGGGAAGTATATCCCTGGTTTAGCGAATCTGAAGGACCCCTCTTTATGGCCAGATGACATCGAAAGCTTAGAAGATTTGAAGGCTCGTGCTAAGGAATTCCTCACATGGTTGAAGGGAGAATATGCTGATAAGAAGGTGCTTGCCGTGGGACATGGTATCATCAATAAAGCCATTCAAAGCGTTTACTTTGACAAGCCGATGAATGAGCTGAAGCCAATGGGGAATGCTGAGGTTAGGGTACTTGAGCTATAA
- a CDS encoding DUF4280 domain-containing protein, with amino-acid sequence MVKIVTDGAIMCCTLGTWQAKLTVLSQSFRSISGALVATEEDKIGLNNIPSFGVCKCSSPNPPCIPQPQGWQQTTQKDSINGMKKLTEQSFCMCAKGGRISFVDTGSNSFVESE; translated from the coding sequence ATGGTAAAAATTGTAACTGATGGAGCTATTATGTGTTGCACTTTAGGAACTTGGCAAGCTAAGTTGACGGTTCTTAGTCAAAGTTTCCGAAGTATTTCGGGAGCATTGGTAGCGACAGAGGAGGATAAAATTGGTTTAAATAATATCCCAAGTTTTGGAGTTTGCAAATGTAGTTCTCCGAATCCTCCTTGTATTCCACAGCCACAAGGCTGGCAGCAAACAACACAGAAAGACAGTATCAATGGGATGAAGAAGCTGACGGAGCAGTCATTCTGTATGTGTGCTAAAGGAGGAAGAATATCATTCGTTGATACAGGAAGTAATTCTTTTGTTGAAAGTGAATAA
- a CDS encoding type VI secretion system Vgr family protein, whose translation MSIPFNPITISIGKKTLSSFISLQIEQNIGTHHRFQMSVELETGSNRYVHNISSSKEWLGKNIVVKAVGTPIFLGVVTNVQLHREGSDFGCIIVSGDSATYRLETAHSCFSWNDRTIGDVVKKLCEQAKVQLELNPAFKETKDFICQYEESDFDFIRRLAHQYQEWMYFDGTKLIFGKPRKLADPIILEYGTTLSSLDIGLQTLARSEQVFSYHSGADREMQRMTPDLAYGHDKLSGEAFRASLGMFSKPARQHALPRISNETELINYMGRKQAAETAETHYITAESQVPTLRVGSVISLYSSFLERVGNISKESLGNFIITEITHEVSQGSYYKNRFKAIPATIKALPSPKVRMPLAETQMATVLSNADPEGKGRVRVRMNWQTDGMQTGWVRVMTPDGGSSSDVKSNRGFVFIPEVGDQVLLGFRHGDPARPYVMGSLFNGTTGGGGLEGNHMKSLTTRSGHTIKLNDSLSSLGITIKDIKGNSIHIDSVGDDIIINAKRNITINAGETFTVNCKNANILAEESINMNAEQDITSVSGESTSIQAGESLTEIAADSYVLSANDANVQVTEEHNLQASTISETAEKINIDSTMEDLDLSSPKKVNIQSSEKVNLF comes from the coding sequence ATGTCAATTCCTTTCAACCCCATCACTATCAGCATAGGAAAGAAGACTCTTTCGTCATTTATTTCCCTACAGATTGAACAAAACATAGGTACACATCATCGTTTCCAAATGTCAGTCGAATTGGAAACGGGTAGCAATAGATATGTACATAATATCAGTAGCAGCAAAGAGTGGCTGGGTAAAAACATCGTGGTGAAAGCTGTGGGAACTCCTATCTTCTTGGGCGTGGTGACAAATGTACAGTTACACAGAGAAGGAAGTGACTTTGGATGTATCATCGTTTCTGGCGACTCTGCTACTTACAGGCTGGAAACGGCTCATAGCTGTTTCTCATGGAATGATAGAACCATTGGGGATGTAGTGAAAAAGCTATGCGAACAAGCTAAGGTGCAATTAGAGTTGAATCCTGCATTCAAGGAAACCAAAGACTTTATCTGCCAGTACGAAGAGTCTGACTTCGATTTTATCCGCCGTCTTGCACATCAGTATCAAGAGTGGATGTATTTCGATGGAACAAAACTCATCTTTGGTAAACCAAGGAAATTGGCTGACCCTATAATATTGGAATATGGAACGACGTTGTCTTCACTTGACATTGGTTTACAGACACTGGCACGTTCAGAACAGGTGTTCTCTTATCATTCAGGGGCAGATCGTGAGATGCAACGCATGACACCAGACTTGGCCTATGGTCATGACAAACTATCGGGCGAGGCTTTCCGTGCATCATTAGGTATGTTCTCAAAACCTGCAAGACAGCATGCACTGCCACGTATAAGCAATGAGACGGAGCTTATTAACTACATGGGGCGTAAGCAAGCGGCAGAAACGGCTGAGACACATTATATCACAGCTGAGAGTCAGGTGCCAACCCTGCGTGTAGGTTCTGTCATAAGTCTCTACAGTTCATTCTTGGAACGTGTAGGAAATATATCTAAGGAGAGTTTAGGTAACTTCATCATTACCGAAATAACCCATGAGGTGAGCCAAGGAAGCTACTACAAAAACCGCTTCAAGGCTATACCTGCTACAATAAAAGCATTACCAAGTCCAAAGGTGCGTATGCCATTAGCTGAAACGCAGATGGCAACGGTACTTAGTAATGCTGACCCAGAGGGTAAGGGCCGTGTGCGTGTGCGCATGAACTGGCAAACAGATGGTATGCAGACAGGCTGGGTGCGTGTGATGACACCTGATGGCGGTAGTAGTAGTGATGTAAAGAGCAACCGTGGTTTTGTGTTTATCCCAGAGGTAGGCGACCAGGTCCTCCTCGGTTTCCGTCATGGTGACCCTGCAAGACCATACGTTATGGGTAGCCTGTTTAACGGAACAACAGGTGGTGGCGGTCTCGAAGGAAATCACATGAAGAGTCTCACAACTCGTAGTGGGCACACTATAAAGTTGAACGATTCACTATCGTCACTTGGAATTACCATCAAAGACATAAAGGGGAATTCCATCCATATTGACTCTGTAGGAGATGACATCATCATCAATGCAAAGCGAAATATTACCATCAATGCAGGAGAGACTTTTACCGTGAACTGCAAGAATGCCAACATCCTTGCGGAGGAATCCATCAATATGAATGCGGAGCAGGATATTACCAGTGTCTCTGGAGAAAGTACGTCTATACAAGCAGGTGAATCCCTCACAGAGATAGCAGCAGACAGTTATGTCCTATCTGCTAATGATGCTAATGTACAGGTCACAGAAGAACATAATCTTCAGGCATCTACAATATCGGAAACAGCAGAGAAAATCAACATTGACAGTACGATGGAGGACCTCGACCTTTCTTCTCCAAAGAAAGTTAATATCCAAAGTTCTGAAAAAGTAAACTTGTTCTAA
- a CDS encoding PAAR-like protein: METGKNTSADRNRKQTGNSEEIVADSAICTCDKGSKPGTFRVTSQQKIYCNGARKLVATDQDKDIKSLNFGSCAAKNNGPCSPNIVWSNTYNKIAIKGKMYPLTVKSSGTCKAGGGRINIQTSGQQVVVKPSASPRKANSTAHKSPIFTEEDWKHLPQEDEKSQNKRVPAAVQVNNVLVNGKREITITPYDHEELLFTTSLTAGSVRGTGVKWDVCHGNRVIAKGLTEAPARTYFTKEGTYFVYAYVHKPGSPKGKGVVRITVYYPKFKSLEWKDENGKPVTYIGLRNKVFAHVSLPGCKGIPVNCRFYYNGYEGKTYLSALTPITLSAAGKVKIALSLSSDQLKKIIEDRKRFSNGQKIRIYLELSSRHWIENLTKTSQHPILFNDTIEFRSLIIYKDSDCKEKLQGGIADSGSTVYVRVSTANMETGKIRLDVYKHETDNQEEKSPKPSPVYSTSCPVNSTGVYKFSLTLAAPPYKEGTAYKVVVSWIFSSQSSNGNVNNNTNRQTSKETKQYILKGKEVLFSVKRHIPTPKAEPSKANVNRTEPEKDGCPRCNKDVTLEEIKQICINQSGKCVIEDDTMIKAALPYFNKYRKLAGLNTCIRKAHFLAQLAAETKFYDLQERFKYSNPDRMMAIFSSYFDSFKSLDAKKAEARRLSNLSMNKSNWPIIANTVYSSKNKLSKNHTKQGDGWRYSGKGFHQISLKDTYTSIEEYAIKECELDVKWALNDNPFKLKQNPYDAILSSIVYWKKVGLNGRAVGLSDKDVDNVSALMNKSKSESIIVPRREFFHNAIEVLKVAQCINLSNKKSKIKHTLLMGNMR; the protein is encoded by the coding sequence ATGGAAACAGGCAAAAATACTTCAGCAGACCGTAATCGTAAACAGACTGGGAACAGTGAGGAGATTGTTGCAGATAGTGCAATTTGCACATGTGACAAAGGTTCCAAACCAGGAACTTTCCGTGTTACCAGCCAGCAGAAGATTTACTGTAACGGCGCAAGAAAACTTGTTGCCACAGACCAAGACAAGGATATAAAGTCCTTAAATTTTGGAAGCTGTGCAGCAAAGAATAATGGTCCTTGTTCTCCGAATATCGTTTGGAGTAACACGTATAATAAGATTGCCATAAAGGGTAAGATGTATCCCCTAACAGTCAAGAGTTCTGGTACTTGTAAAGCTGGAGGCGGTAGAATCAATATACAGACATCTGGTCAACAGGTTGTAGTAAAGCCTTCTGCTTCACCACGTAAGGCTAACAGTACGGCACATAAGAGTCCGATCTTTACAGAAGAAGATTGGAAGCATTTGCCGCAGGAGGACGAGAAGAGTCAGAACAAACGTGTTCCAGCAGCGGTACAGGTAAACAATGTTCTTGTCAATGGAAAGAGAGAGATAACCATAACCCCTTATGATCATGAAGAACTTCTTTTCACTACGTCATTAACAGCAGGGAGTGTACGGGGTACTGGTGTTAAGTGGGATGTCTGTCATGGCAATCGTGTGATTGCAAAAGGGTTGACAGAAGCTCCAGCACGTACTTACTTTACCAAAGAAGGTACGTACTTTGTATATGCTTATGTTCATAAACCAGGCTCACCCAAAGGCAAAGGTGTGGTCAGGATAACTGTATACTATCCTAAGTTCAAAAGTTTAGAATGGAAGGACGAGAATGGCAAACCTGTTACTTACATAGGGTTGCGTAATAAAGTGTTTGCACATGTATCTTTGCCGGGCTGTAAAGGTATACCTGTAAATTGCCGCTTTTATTATAATGGATATGAGGGAAAAACCTATCTATCCGCCCTTACTCCAATAACCTTGTCTGCTGCAGGAAAAGTAAAGATAGCCCTTTCCCTTTCAAGCGACCAGTTAAAGAAGATAATAGAAGACCGTAAGCGTTTCAGCAATGGGCAGAAAATAAGGATATATCTGGAACTGAGTTCTCGACATTGGATAGAAAACCTTACAAAGACTTCACAGCATCCTATCCTGTTCAATGACACGATAGAGTTCCGCAGCCTGATCATTTATAAAGATTCTGACTGCAAAGAAAAACTGCAGGGTGGTATTGCTGACAGCGGGAGTACGGTATACGTGCGTGTCTCTACTGCCAATATGGAAACCGGCAAGATACGTCTGGATGTATATAAGCACGAAACAGACAACCAAGAAGAGAAAAGTCCCAAGCCATCACCTGTATATAGTACCAGTTGCCCTGTCAATAGTACGGGTGTCTATAAGTTCTCTTTGACGTTGGCAGCGCCTCCATACAAGGAAGGTACAGCCTACAAGGTTGTTGTCTCATGGATTTTCAGTAGTCAGTCTTCCAACGGAAATGTAAATAATAATACTAACAGACAGACCTCAAAGGAAACCAAACAATACATACTTAAAGGGAAGGAAGTTCTTTTCTCTGTCAAGCGGCATATCCCAACGCCAAAGGCAGAACCCAGCAAGGCGAATGTTAATCGCACAGAGCCTGAAAAAGATGGATGTCCACGTTGTAATAAGGATGTTACATTAGAGGAAATAAAACAAATTTGCATAAATCAAAGTGGGAAATGTGTTATAGAAGATGACACTATGATTAAGGCCGCTTTGCCATATTTCAATAAATATCGAAAACTTGCAGGTTTAAACACTTGCATAAGAAAGGCTCATTTTCTAGCCCAGTTAGCTGCTGAAACAAAGTTTTATGATTTACAAGAAAGGTTTAAGTATAGTAATCCTGATAGAATGATGGCGATATTTTCATCATATTTTGATTCTTTTAAAAGTTTGGATGCTAAAAAAGCAGAAGCACGTCGTTTGTCTAATTTATCTATGAATAAATCTAACTGGCCAATAATTGCAAATACTGTTTATAGCTCCAAAAATAAACTATCTAAAAATCACACAAAACAGGGAGACGGATGGCGGTATAGTGGAAAAGGCTTTCATCAAATTAGCTTGAAAGATACTTATACATCTATTGAAGAGTATGCAATTAAAGAATGTGAGCTTGATGTTAAATGGGCATTGAACGACAACCCTTTTAAGTTAAAACAAAATCCATACGATGCTATTCTTTCATCAATAGTATATTGGAAGAAAGTGGGATTAAATGGTAGAGCCGTGGGCCTGTCAGACAAAGATGTAGACAATGTTTCTGCATTAATGAATAAATCAAAGAGTGAAAGTATAATAGTACCGCGCCGTGAGTTCTTCCACAATGCAATCGAGGTCCTAAAAGTAGCTCAATGCATTAATTTATCTAATAAAAAATCAAAAATAAAACATACACTTTTGATGGGAAATATGAGGTAA
- a CDS encoding lipocalin-like domain-containing protein yields MKRIKILSFVLPLLTLLFSSCTLETDNDAGRMEGMWHLVKIESMTSAANEDLSEQVIFWSFQAKLLQMEDKTGQHYSYLYRFRIDNDQLTLTSPYQFDRENGDRPLTAYESTLGLYGIKSLTPVFRIEKIDRRKMILNDGAVRLYFDKF; encoded by the coding sequence ATGAAAAGAATAAAGATATTATCCTTTGTCTTGCCTCTACTGACACTCCTCTTCTCCTCTTGTACATTGGAAACGGACAATGATGCAGGCAGAATGGAGGGAATGTGGCATCTTGTGAAGATAGAATCAATGACATCCGCTGCAAATGAAGACTTGAGTGAGCAGGTAATCTTCTGGTCTTTTCAAGCTAAGCTCTTGCAGATGGAGGATAAGACAGGACAGCATTATAGCTATCTCTATCGTTTCCGAATTGATAATGACCAACTTACGTTGACTTCTCCTTATCAGTTTGACCGTGAGAATGGCGACCGACCACTAACAGCTTATGAGTCAACATTAGGCTTATATGGTATTAAAAGTCTTACCCCAGTGTTTCGAATTGAGAAGATAGACAGACGAAAGATGATATTGAATGATGGGGCAGTAAGGCTCTACTTTGATAAATTCTAA